Part of the Geobacter pickeringii genome, CCTTTCACCACCTCCACGAGGTTCGGAATCAGGTCGGCCCGACGCTGATAGGCAGCTTCAACGTCGCCCCATGCCGCGAAGACCGCCTCTTCCTTGGCCTGCATGACATTGTATCCGCACCCCGTGAGTCCCGAGAGAGCAATTGCCGCCAGGAGCAGCCAAACGATCCGCTTCATAGTTCCTCCGTTTTGTTGATATTGTCTAAAGCATAATCATGGACCGGCAACTTGTCACCCTCCCGATGGCAGAATTTCATGACACGGGGCTCCCGTTGCAGGCAATCCTCATTACTCATCGTCCCTTCTTGCCCCTGAATTGATCGGTTGCCCAATCGATCTGTGTCATCATCCCCCGCAAAACGACTACCTCGCGTCCGTCCAGTTCAGCACGGGAAAAGATGCGCCGCATGCTCCTCATTATATGTGCCGGATTCTGGGGATTGAGAAAGCCGATCCGCATGAGAGTATGTTCCATCTGCCCAAAGAGCGATTCCAGTTCAGACGAACCGGCAAGGCCTCGCTCCTCTCCTTCCGGAAGACTCTCGCCAAGCTCCTTGAAGAGTTCATAGCAGAAAATCAGCACTGCCTGGGCCAGATTCAGGGAACCGTATTCGTTCGAAGTGGGGATGGTGGCATGCCATCGGCAGAGGGAGAGTTCATCGGTGGAAAGGCCATTATCCTCTCTGCCGAACACAAAGGCAGCCCTGTTGGCAGAAAGGTTTGCGGCGATTTTTGCAACAATTTCCGTTGGCGAAAAAATCTCCTGTCGGTACTTCCCGTGTCGCCTGGTTGTGGCAACCGACAGTTCGGTGTCCGCAAGCGCCTCCTGAAGCGTAGAAAATACCCGGGCGCCCTCGAGCAGATCTTTTGCCGACACCGCAAACTTGAGCGCCTCCGGATGATCAAGGCAACACCCTTTGACAATGCGGAGCTCACGCAGCCCCATGTTTTTCATTGCCCGGCAGACCATCCCGACATTGCCGGGACTTTGCGGTTCGACCAGGACCACCGAAATTTGTTCCTTAATATGGGCGACTGTTGCCCGTTCCTCACTCCTGTTCACCGTTCCTCCCTCAATTTACGCGCCTCCTTCATCCGCCGAAGCCTCTGACGTGCCGGCCTGCGCCTCAGCCGCGCATGGACAAAATGGAGAAGCCACATGCAGAATATGAGCCCTGCAAGGACAACGAGCAGATGTACTTCATATCTGCCAACATCATCCACGAAAAGAGATGCACTCTTGCCGAAAACGTACCCAGCCAGCGAAAAGGCAATGGCCCAGACAAGAGCACTGCAGACGTTCAGCCAGAGGAAGCGGACGGCCGGGAACGTCGTCATGCCGAGGATAATGGGCAGTATGATGCGAAAGCCGTAGGTATAGCGGGAAACAAAGGCCACAAACGTGCCGTAACGCTCAATCAGCCGCAGCGCCTTGCGAAACTTTCTTGCTATCAGAGTAAAGGCCTTGAGGAGCCACTTGCCTTGCCATCGTCCCAGGTAAAAATAGAACTGGTCTCCGAGGAAAGCCCCCCCGCGGCGGTGACAATCACGCCGGGGAGGCTCAGATACCCCTCGAATGCGAGAAACCCGGCCAGGATCAGACCAGCTTCCCCTTCCATGAACGTCCAGAGGAAGAGTACCCAGTAGCCATGATTTTCGAGATATTGCCTGAACAGATGCTCCACGCAGCCTCCGCTCCTTATGCACGGACTGGGAACAGCGCCGAAATAAGAAAAGGGCCTTGCAGCCCTTTTCTTGAAAGTATATCGCGATGCCGCCTCAACGGAGGAGTTTCACCAGGTATATGAACGTCCCCCCCACCGTGAAGCCCGAAAGAAGCCCGGCGATGTCATGCACAAGCACCGAAAAATCTCTCCGCCCCATGAACTGTTCCGGGACGCTGGCGCCAAGGTTCTGCATGATAAGCTTCCAGTCGGCATCCCAATTGTAGACTTGGAGATAGAGTTCCGACCCCTTCCAGAGAAAAATTGCAATAAAAACAATCCCAAAGGCAATAAAACCTTTTGCTATGACCGAATCGCGGATCTGGAGATAGATCTTCCGTACCATGTCAAGGTTGACAAGGGAGAGAAAGACCCAGGTGGTGTTCTCTATCATGCGAATGTTCCGCAGCACGGTGTACTGCGGCTCGGGGTTGATAAAGACGAATACGGCCGACGCAATCAGCAGACCAAGGATTGTCAGGTAAACTGCCTGTTTACTCCCCCCCAGCTCCAGCGTACGACTGAAAATATAATACTCCTGGAAGCCGTGGGTCATCACCATGATCGAGATGGTGCCGATAATGTAGTGTAGCGCCTCGACCTGCGTATAGGCGGTCCAGGGGGCATCGAGAGCCTTTTCTACGACGTAGAGCTGACTCATGAAGATGAGGAAGAATCCGATCGAAATACTGGTCCAGACCCGCGCGTTGCCTATGCTGAAATAGAAACTGATACATCCAGCCAGGAACCAGAAAACTATCTGGACCAGATCAACTGTGCTGATATCCGCCATTGTCCCCCCACGTGCACATGAAAAAATTCAGGTTCAGGCTCTTGTGCGTTCTGCGATCTCATTCTTCATGGTTTCCAGCATCTCCCTGGTCTTGGACATGCTGGTCAACAGCTTGGCACCGCGCTCAATTCCGCAAAGGAATTCGACCACCAGCAAATTATCGAGAAGTATCGTACGACCTCCTCGGTCACCGAGCTCTTTCTCGACCAGTGAAGCCCCCATTTTCCCGATATAGGCTACGGCGACTTCCTTGAGGTCATCCTCAAGTTCCTTGAGCTTCTCAGCCGACTGTTTTCTGTCAACCGCTTCCGCCTCTTTTTTGATCTTATCGCGCTCCGTTGCGAATCGACTTCCCGTCGACTCCCAGAGTTTCACGATATTGACCATCTCGAGCAGATCGTAATGCATCAACTCATCAGCACTCTTCGTAGACAGGACATCGATCTTCGCTCCCGGCAGCCCGGCAATCTTCTGCGACTCGGAAGCAGACGTTTCGATGTCGGTCGAACCGTCATGGAAAAAACCGAGGGGAGCCCCTTCTTTGTAGAAAATCAAAGCGGCGCGATCATCGGTATAAATGCGAAGGCAGCCATTGAGTCGCTGAGCTTTGAGCTTCTCCAGAAGTCCCTTGATATCGATCAGCTTGAGCTCTTGACCCTGATACAGGACATTTCCGTGGATCATGGCGTGGAGACACATCGTCAGGTCCTTTGAAAGCTTGTAGACGCTGAGCGATCCTCCCCCCTCAAACACGTAGTTACATATTCCTGCAATCGCTTCGAACCCGCTGGACTTTTTTCCCTCTTGCTCGAGCATCGCACTGATTAACTTTCCGGCTTCGAAAAAAAGAACTGCAAGAGAAGAAGGAAAGGTAAATTTCAGATAGCCGGTGAAGCCGCTCCCCTTCAGTTTGTCAAACATCTCCGGAAGCTTTACTTTTGCCGCCGCGATATTCTCATACAATGGATTTCCCTTGGGAAGAAGAAACATCGGGACTCCTTGGTCAAAAGTTTTTCACAAATTAATCGATTTCTGCAGATCAGTCAAAGTCAAAATGACCATTCTCGGGGCGGAGCAACAGCAACACTTTCGTAAATCGATTCGTACATGTGCTCAATTTCGAAGAAGGTTTTCAGGATGTCCGGATCAAAATGCCTCTTCGGTTCTATACGGTCATCCCCGCGGCGAAAAACCTCCAAAGCATCCCGATGGCTCAGAGGAGGTTTATAGCTGCGGCGGGATCTGAGCGCGTCATAGACGTCAGCAAGCTTCACTATCCGGCCAGCCAGAGGAATATCACCCCCCTTTAAACCATAGGGATACCCGCTTCCATCCCAGTTCTCATGGTGCGCAACGGCAACCTCACGGGCAACGCGTAAACGGGGTGAATCGCCTAGGATTTTCTCGCCGAACACCGGATGCAGCCTCATCAATCGCTCTTCATCCGCTGTGAGCCGACCGGGCTTTAGCAATATCTCGTTCGGCACCCGAATCTTGCCGACATCGTGCATTTGGGCGGAGTATGAAATCGTCTCAACAAAATCCGGTGACAAACCCAGATTGGCGGCAAGCGCCCCCGCATATCGATTGACCCGCACGATATGTTCGCCGGTAGCCTCTTCAGCCGCTTCACAGGCACGGGCGAGAGCCTCTATGGTGTACACGAACGCACTTTCGGTCTCCCGCACTTCGTTGGAGAGTGTGACAAGTGAACCGATGACAACTGCCAGGCTCATAAGCACGCCGGCATCGTACTCCGTAGCCTCACGAACGTAGTTAAATGCGAATATCGCACCCCGAGGCTCGCCGCTTATACGGCACGCAATGAAATTAGTAATGGGAGCGCCGACGAATTCCTTTACTTTGGGATGAAACAATGCCTGGTACGTGTCAATTGTTTCACTGGCTTCACTCCAGTTCGAAACAATAACGGCGTCACTCAGAGACGGGATAGCGTATACTGAAGACGGATCGATAAGAATATCTTCCGACCCCTCGATTATTTCACCCGATCTAAGATGAAAAACCCGTCCACGACACAAGCAACCCGGTTCTCCATTCATAGCAACAAAAATGCTCTGGGGACCACGCCGGCCCTTGCCTCCCAGAACCCGCCTGATGGCCTCGACGTATAACTCCTCACCCGTGAAACGCCTGCAGCAGAGACTTCTGAGCGTGGCGTCCGTAAGCTCAAGCAAGTCTCGAGTCTGCTGAAGGGACATCTTGCAAAGATCCAAACTCACAGCGCCCCTCCTCTCCAGTTCTCAATGGTGATTTGCATCATATTACGCGTCCTTTATACTCTATAACGTCACCTCAGGCAAGGAAGCATCCTTCAAAAGAAAAGGCCCGATGCGC contains:
- a CDS encoding RNA methyltransferase, whose protein sequence is MNRSEERATVAHIKEQISVVLVEPQSPGNVGMVCRAMKNMGLRELRIVKGCCLDHPEALKFAVSAKDLLEGARVFSTLQEALADTELSVATTRRHGKYRQEIFSPTEIVAKIAANLSANRAAFVFGREDNGLSTDELSLCRWHATIPTSNEYGSLNLAQAVLIFCYELFKELGESLPEGEERGLAGSSELESLFGQMEHTLMRIGFLNPQNPAHIMRSMRRIFSRAELDGREVVVLRGMMTQIDWATDQFRGKKGR
- a CDS encoding GTPase-activating protein, with protein sequence MFLLPKGNPLYENIAAAKVKLPEMFDKLKGSGFTGYLKFTFPSSLAVLFFEAGKLISAMLEQEGKKSSGFEAIAGICNYVFEGGGSLSVYKLSKDLTMCLHAMIHGNVLYQGQELKLIDIKGLLEKLKAQRLNGCLRIYTDDRAALIFYKEGAPLGFFHDGSTDIETSASESQKIAGLPGAKIDVLSTKSADELMHYDLLEMVNIVKLWESTGSRFATERDKIKKEAEAVDRKQSAEKLKELEDDLKEVAVAYIGKMGASLVEKELGDRGGRTILLDNLLVVEFLCGIERGAKLLTSMSKTREMLETMKNEIAERTRA
- a CDS encoding HD-GYP domain-containing protein, encoding MSLDLCKMSLQQTRDLLELTDATLRSLCCRRFTGEELYVEAIRRVLGGKGRRGPQSIFVAMNGEPGCLCRGRVFHLRSGEIIEGSEDILIDPSSVYAIPSLSDAVIVSNWSEASETIDTYQALFHPKVKEFVGAPITNFIACRISGEPRGAIFAFNYVREATEYDAGVLMSLAVVIGSLVTLSNEVRETESAFVYTIEALARACEAAEEATGEHIVRVNRYAGALAANLGLSPDFVETISYSAQMHDVGKIRVPNEILLKPGRLTADEERLMRLHPVFGEKILGDSPRLRVAREVAVAHHENWDGSGYPYGLKGGDIPLAGRIVKLADVYDALRSRRSYKPPLSHRDALEVFRRGDDRIEPKRHFDPDILKTFFEIEHMYESIYESVAVAPPREWSF